The following coding sequences are from one Gossypium hirsutum isolate 1008001.06 chromosome A12, Gossypium_hirsutum_v2.1, whole genome shotgun sequence window:
- the LOC107936394 gene encoding protein HOTHEAD, whose amino-acid sequence MSLGWWRLVYAAFAGFLLFHGFSTSENAPNYSFMHNATSAPFLSYYDYIVVGGGTAGCPLAATLSHRANVLLLERGGSPYGDPNITKLVNFGASLSDLSPWSPSQRFISTDGVINSRACVLGGGSCLNAGFYTRASPEYIRQAGWDGRLVNQSYEWVEKLVAFEPHLGHWQSAVRNGLLEVGVVPFNGFTFDHINGTKVGGTIFDEQGNRHTAADLLEYANPRGLTVLLYATVEKILFRFRGRRSRPEAYGVIFRDGSGIEHRAYLKYGFKNEIIISAGALGSPQLLMLSGVGPVAHLRSHNIPVVLDQPLVGQGMCDNPMNAVFVPSPIPVEVSLIEVVGITHFGSYIEAASGETFSASVTTTSRNYGMFSPKIGQLSTVPPKQRTPEAIARAVEYLDNLDQAALQGGFILEKIMGPISTGHLELQTRNPDDNPSVTFNYFQHPLDLQRCVQGIQTIGKIVESESFSKFRYDYMSWPGLVNMTEHSPINLLPRHYNSSIPLETFCRDTVMTIWHYHGGCQVSRVVDPDYKVLGVEALRVIDGSTFNSSPGTNPQATVMMLGRYMGVKILRERLGN is encoded by the exons ATGAGTCTTGGATGGTGGAGACTTGTTTACGCTGCCTTTGCTGGATTTCTCCTCTTTCATGGCTTTTCTACCTCTGAAAACG CCCCAAACTACTCCTTCATGCACAATGCAACATCAGCACCATTCTTGTCTTATTACGACTACATAGTTGTTGGTGGTGGCACCGCTGGCTGCCCCTTAGCTGCCACATTATCTCACCGTGCCAACGTCTTGCTCCTTGAACGAGGTGGCTCCCCTTATGGTGACCCCAACATCACTAAATTGGTTAATTTCGGTGCTTCCCTCTCCGACCTTTCCCCGTGGTCCCCGTCACAGCGGTTTATCTCCACGGACGGCGTAATTAATTCACGAGCATGCGTCTTGGGCGGCGGAAGCTGTCTGAATGCGGGGTTTTATACACGCGCTTCTCCTGAATATATCAG GCAAGCGGGGTGGGATGGAAGACTAGTGAATCAATCATACGAGTGGGTTGAAAAATTAGTGGCATTTGAGCCACATTTGGGGCATTGGCAATCGGCTGTGAGGAACGGTTTGTTAGAGGTTGGGGTGGTGCCATTCAATGGGTTCACCTTTGACCATATTAATGGGACCAAAGTTGGTGGGACAATATTTGATGAACAAGGGAACAGGCACACAGCTGCTGACTTGTTGGAGTATGCCAACCCTCGAGGTCTCACCGTCCTTTTGTATGCTACTGTGGAAAAAATCTTGTTTAGATTTAGAG GGAGAAGAAGCAGACCAGAGGCATATGGTGTGATTTTCAGAGATGGATCAGGGATTGAACATAGAGCATATCTTAAATATGGGTTTAAAAACGAAATCATTATATCTGCGGGAGCATTGGGAAGCCCACAGCTGTTGATGCTGAGTGGAGTAGGACCGGTTGCTCATCTTAGATCTCACAATATCCCAGTGGTGTTAGACCAACCCTTGGTTGGCCAAGGCATGTGTGATAACCCCATGAACGCCGTTTTTGTCCCGTCTCCTATTCCGGTTGAGGTTTCACTTATCGAAGTCGTTGGTATCACACATTTTGGGAGCTACATTGAAGCTGCAAGTGGTGAAACCTTTAGTGCTTCTGTTACTACTACTTCAAGAAACTATGGCATGTTCTCACCTAAG ATTGGTCAGCTATCTACGGTGCCACCTAAACAAAGGACCCCAGAAGCCATTGCCAGAGCTGTTGAATACTTGGATAATCTTGACCAGGCAGCTTTACAAGGTGGATTCATCTTGGAAAAAATTATGGGTCCGATCTCAACAGGCCATTTGGAGCTCCAAACCCGTAACCCAGACGATAACCCATCCGTCACCTTCAATTATTTCCAGCATCCACTAGACTTGCAAAGATGTGTTCAAGGGATTCAAACCATAGGGAAAATCGTTGAATCCGAGTCATTCTCTAAATTCAGATATGATTACATGTCTTGGCCAGGACTCGTTAACATGACAGAACATTCCCCAATAAACTTGCTGCCTAGACATTACAACTCCTCAATCCCACTTGAAACGTTCTGCAGAGACACTGTGATGACTATATGGCACTATCATGGTGGCTGCCAAGTTAGCAGGGTTGTTGACCCCGATTATAAGGTACTTGGTGTCGAAGCTCTAAGGGTTATCGACGGTTCCACTTTCAACTCTTCGCCTGGGACTAATCCTCAGGCCACTGTCATGATGCTTGGAAG GTACATGGGTGTGAAGATATTAAGAGAGAGACTAGGCAATTAA